The Pseudobdellovibrionaceae bacterium region TATGGTTTCCTTGTTTGTGAAATTGAATTAAAAGTTGAGAATTAGGGTAAAAAAGTTGTATTTTTTTGTGTATTTTTTTAGCAAGAAAGGTTAGGCTTTCAGAATCTAGGTAAGCGGGGCTAATTTGAATATTTTCGTTACTAGACAGTGTCATTAAAACTCCTTTGATTGTGTTTTTTTTGTTTAGGCTGCTTTCTTATCGGCAAATAATTTTTTTATATTTACTTTGTTTGATATTTTGTGTTTTGTTTTAAAACAAAAGGGATAAAAATTACAGTAATTGTTTTAAAACAAAAGAGATAAGAAATTACATTAAATTTAAAAATTCAAATAAAATGCTAACAGCTAAAATAGAAGTAATATCGCTGTTATCATAGGCAGGGGCTACCTCCACAAGATCGGCCCCTACTAAATGTTCTAACTTTAAGTTTTGTAAAATTTTAATGGCCTCGTAAGAGGTTAGCCCTGCGGGAACAGGAGTGCCTGTGCCAGGCGCGTAGGCGGGGTCTACGCTATCTATATCAAAGGTAATATAGCTATTTCCTTTAACTTCTGGTAAATTTTTTAAAAAATCCTGAAAGTTTTCTTTGCGTATGCTATCCATCGTAAAGCTCTTAATTTTATATTTTTGAATATATTCTAAATCGTCTTTAGAGGTGAGCGGATTTCTGCAGCCAATTTGTAGGCTTTCCGAACCATTAACCAAGCCCTCATCAAGAGCATGTCTTAAAAAACTTCCATGATGGTATTCGCAGCCCCATGCCGCAGGATAAGTGTCTAAGTGAGCATCAAAATGAATTAAATTTAAAGGTCCATGTTGCTTGGCTAAAGATCGCAGTATGGGCAAGGTAATGGAGTGGTCTCCTCCCACAGAAATAAAGCGCTTTTCTTTTAGAGCAAGTTCGTTAAAAAAATGCTCTATTTGGTCATAAGTTTTTTCTAAGCTTACGGGCGTGGTAGGGCAGTCACCAATATCGGCCACTTTCCATTTTTTAGAATAGTCTTTATTTAGCTCCCAGTTAAAGTTACGGGCTAAAGAAGACATTTCGCGGATTTTTGTAGGTGCCATTCTGGCGCCAGGGCGGTAGCTAGTACCTCCATCAAAAGGAATTCCCAAAATGCCAATATCAAAATCTTCTTCTTGGCTGACCCAGGGGAGCCTAAAAAAACTTTTTAAAGAAGAAAAACGGGGAAAACTTCGTCCAGATAAACTTTTAAATTTTGTATTATTGCTCATAAAGATGAATTTACTAAAATATTGTATAAAGGCAAGGATTGAGTGTATAAAGTGAATTATGAAGTATTTTCTTATCGTTTTGTCTTACTTTAGGGCTATTTGTATTTTTCCTCTAGCGGTATTGCAATTTTCTTTGCTTTGTCTTTTAGTTTTAATTTGCTCTATACTTTTTCTTCCAAAAAAAATAAATCATGTTTTGCTTGAACATTTTTGGGCAAAACCTTTATTAAAAATACTAAATGTAAAAATAAATATAGTAGGAAGAGAAAACTTACCTAAGCCATCGTGTTCAGTATTATATTTGTTTAACCATAGCAGCTTGTTGGATATTCCTCTGTTGCTTTTAGTAGCTCCACATATTTATTTTGGAGCAAAAGCCTCTTTGTTTAAAATTCCTGTTTTTGGGTGGATTATTCGGCTGTACGGCATTTTAAAAATTGAAAGAAACAAAGGAAGAAAAACGGTAAGTATGTATAAAACAAAAGCTGTTAAAAGAGCTGCCAAAGGAGATTCTTTCGCTTTAGCTCCAGAGGGAGGAAGAAGGTATCAAAAAGAGAGACTTTCGCCCTTTAAAACAGGGCCTTTTTTGCTTTCTATTTTTGCACAAATTCCGGTGGTTCCTGTAGTAATTGTTGGGGTTCATCAGGTGCTGCCTAAATCGGCCTTGTTTTTTAGCTGGGGGCGGTGGAAAAGTCAGATTCAGATTAGCATATTGCCCAGTCAGTCTGTGGATGGATATTTAGAAGAGAGCGTGACATTATTTAAAGATAATGTGTACGCATTAATGCAGAAAGAATATGTTAAGTGTGTACAGAGTGCCATTGAGCCTATATAAATAGGGCAGTAAAGAACGAAAAAAAA contains the following coding sequences:
- a CDS encoding 1-acyl-sn-glycerol-3-phosphate acyltransferase is translated as MKYFLIVLSYFRAICIFPLAVLQFSLLCLLVLICSILFLPKKINHVLLEHFWAKPLLKILNVKINIVGRENLPKPSCSVLYLFNHSSLLDIPLLLLVAPHIYFGAKASLFKIPVFGWIIRLYGILKIERNKGRKTVSMYKTKAVKRAAKGDSFALAPEGGRRYQKERLSPFKTGPFLLSIFAQIPVVPVVIVGVHQVLPKSALFFSWGRWKSQIQISILPSQSVDGYLEESVTLFKDNVYALMQKEYVKCVQSAIEPI
- the speB gene encoding agmatinase; amino-acid sequence: MSNNTKFKSLSGRSFPRFSSLKSFFRLPWVSQEEDFDIGILGIPFDGGTSYRPGARMAPTKIREMSSLARNFNWELNKDYSKKWKVADIGDCPTTPVSLEKTYDQIEHFFNELALKEKRFISVGGDHSITLPILRSLAKQHGPLNLIHFDAHLDTYPAAWGCEYHHGSFLRHALDEGLVNGSESLQIGCRNPLTSKDDLEYIQKYKIKSFTMDSIRKENFQDFLKNLPEVKGNSYITFDIDSVDPAYAPGTGTPVPAGLTSYEAIKILQNLKLEHLVGADLVEVAPAYDNSDITSILAVSILFEFLNLM